Part of the Vibrio sp. SCSIO 43137 genome, ACTAATGCTGCCAGTATGCCGCCGCACCATGAAGTGATAATAATAGCGACAGCGATTAGCATACCGTGTTTGTTAAGCAGGATCTGTTTTAGGGTCAGGCCACTGTTTCTGAGCTGAATGCCGATAAGAAACAGCAGAATAAACAGGATCCATTCGCTAGCAGTATCTACCCAGCTAAGGTCTAAGGGCAATACAAGGCCGATAAGTAAACCCGCACCTACAACAAAGATCAGTTTCAATGATTCCGCCGCCATAGCGGAAAGGGGGAGATTTTGCCTTAGTTGCTCAGTTTTCAGGGGAAATAGTTTGTCCAGAATAGGAAGGACAGCCAGGTTACAGCCACCGATAAGAATAAAAAAGGTGGCGGTATAAGTCAGAATGGTCTGAATATTGGAACCGAGGTTGTCCAGTGCAGCCAAGCTCAGTCCCATCAGTGATAAAATCACATAGACAAGATAAGAGGTGTATCGGTTTATCTTGTCTAATAGGTTTTTATTTGAAAGCGAAAAAAGATAACCCACAACCAGTGGGGTAAAAATAAAGATCATCCCTGAAAACATGTTAAAGCCTGTATTGAACGGGCTTTACATAGTTAGAGCCCGGTTGCGGTTATGACATCTCCGATGCGTGACTTAAATTCTCTCTCATTGAGATTGCTCAGTTGATAAAGTGCTTCCGCACCTGCAAGGTTAATCTCTACATGGTGCTCATCGATGTTTTCGTCATCGCGTCTGAACATCAGCAGGTGATTAGCCATTCTGGCAATATCTAAGTATGAGATTTCTTTGCGATTGTCATCTATTTCTTGATTCTTGGCAACTTCTATAAAGTCAGTGTCAAACTGCCAATGTTTCAGTACCAGTTCGCTGGTTGCGGGACAACGGGAGTTAAAAATCTGCAGTGCCAGTTTGCTGTCAAGGTAATTGCCCCTGTCCAGGTAAATATGGTATTCGTTCACCAGACAGTACAAACCAATATCCGCAAGAAGACCGACCAGCAGAGCTTTCTCAACTTCCAGATAATCATATTCATCAGCGGAGTGCTCCAGTAACTCGTTGGTCACCAGAACCATAGTGGCGGCAAACTCTTTAGAGCTGGCGGCACTTTTCACCAAAATAGAGCTGCACTCTTTACCAAGGTTTGCGGTATGTTTGAGTTGCTCTATGGCCTGAGCAGTAACAATATCCCTGACTCGCATAATGCCCAGCCGTGATACTGCAGTCTGGATATCAGTACAGGTGATATTACGGCGGTTAAAAATAACGGAATTTGCTACACGAATAACAACGGCGGCAAGACTCGGATCTTCAATAAGACACTCAGTAATTTCCGCAATGCCTGTTTCTTCCTGAATACAGAGCTGCTGAATTTTCAGAACAACATCCGGAATGGGTGGTAGGGTAATTCGCCCGGAAGCAATAGATTGCTCTACAAGTTGGGCAAATTCAGATTCCAGACTCTCGACTAACTCTTGTCGGTTTTCTGAAAGCCAAAAAAATGATAAGTGATTCATATAGTTTGTCCTAGTCTTCAGAACGATATAGTACATCTAGGGTTTTGAAAGTACCAACATAAATTTGTCGTTGTTTTTGGTCTGTTTTCAAACATTTATTTTGTTAAAATTGTAACAAAATACAACGATGTGACTTTTAACTAATTGATATTTAACTGGTTGTTATATAAGCGAACAAAGAAATAATAGCTCAAGTGGAACTTGGCTAGTTTCACCATATTTTTTAATCATTCTCACTCAAGTATTATAGCCATATTGTGTATATGCAATAAAAATCCTAAGCCAGTCTTTAGACACAATCTTAACATTAATACTTTTCACAACAATTCACTGGGTAAAATTAAACGCGTTCTTGGTCTGTTTTACAAAAAAGTGAAGGGTGAAATGACTATGACTAAGATGTTTTATCGCTATATTGAAAAGTTTGGTTGTTTTCAAAAGCGTTCAATGTTTGGTGGGATAGGCTTGTTTGTTGAGAACGCTATGTACGCATTGATTGTTGATGAAAAGTATTTTATTCGTGGTGGGGAGGGGCTTGATGAGTGTTTTATCAGGCTAAATTGCGACAAATACCTCCATAGAAAAAGACAGTC contains:
- a CDS encoding lysine exporter LysO family protein; this encodes MFSGMIFIFTPLVVGYLFSLSNKNLLDKINRYTSYLVYVILSLMGLSLAALDNLGSNIQTILTYTATFFILIGGCNLAVLPILDKLFPLKTEQLRQNLPLSAMAAESLKLIFVVGAGLLIGLVLPLDLSWVDTASEWILFILLFLIGIQLRNSGLTLKQILLNKHGMLIAVAIIITSWCGGILAALVLDIPLTKGLAMASGFGWYSLAGILMGDAFGPVFGGASFMIELLRELVALVMIPMLISKKPCSAIGYAGATAMDFTLPVIQTTGGVRCVPIAIVSGFILSLLVPVFMLFFVSLTA
- a CDS encoding HDOD domain-containing protein, encoding MNHLSFFWLSENRQELVESLESEFAQLVEQSIASGRITLPPIPDVVLKIQQLCIQEETGIAEITECLIEDPSLAAVVIRVANSVIFNRRNITCTDIQTAVSRLGIMRVRDIVTAQAIEQLKHTANLGKECSSILVKSAASSKEFAATMVLVTNELLEHSADEYDYLEVEKALLVGLLADIGLYCLVNEYHIYLDRGNYLDSKLALQIFNSRCPATSELVLKHWQFDTDFIEVAKNQEIDDNRKEISYLDIARMANHLLMFRRDDENIDEHHVEINLAGAEALYQLSNLNEREFKSRIGDVITATGL